A stretch of the Rodentibacter haemolyticus genome encodes the following:
- the rnm gene encoding RNase RNM — MTKIYDLHCHSTASDGILSPREVVQRAAKQGVNVLALCDHDTVVGIDEAKITADELGIELIAGVEISTDWEGRGIHIVGLNFDKTHPEMTALLVKQKALREKRAVEIGKKLEKAGVPNAYAGAKALANGEVTRAHYARYLVQTGKVSNDGQAFKRYLGQGKSAFVKAEWTDIPTAINTIHSAGGIAVIAHPLRYNMTGKWVRKLMTDFKNWGGDGMEVADCGQTKDQRQLLARWAREFEFVGSVGSDFHFPCGWVELGKNLTLPDDVKAVWALF, encoded by the coding sequence ATGACAAAAATATACGATTTACATTGCCACAGCACTGCTTCAGACGGCATTCTCAGCCCAAGAGAAGTGGTGCAACGTGCAGCGAAGCAGGGTGTGAATGTGTTGGCATTATGCGATCACGATACGGTTGTCGGCATTGATGAAGCAAAAATCACCGCAGATGAGTTAGGGATTGAATTGATTGCCGGCGTGGAAATCTCGACCGATTGGGAAGGGCGTGGCATTCATATTGTGGGATTGAATTTCGATAAAACCCACCCGGAAATGACCGCACTTTTAGTCAAACAAAAAGCCTTGCGTGAGAAAAGAGCGGTCGAAATCGGCAAAAAATTAGAGAAAGCCGGTGTACCGAATGCTTATGCAGGGGCAAAGGCATTGGCGAACGGTGAAGTAACCCGTGCCCATTATGCACGCTATTTGGTGCAAACCGGTAAAGTTTCCAACGACGGGCAAGCATTTAAACGCTATTTAGGGCAAGGGAAATCAGCATTTGTAAAAGCCGAATGGACGGATATTCCCACCGCTATTAATACCATTCATAGTGCCGGAGGTATTGCCGTGATTGCCCACCCGTTACGTTACAATATGACAGGAAAATGGGTACGTAAATTGATGACGGATTTTAAAAATTGGGGTGGTGACGGAATGGAAGTCGCCGATTGCGGACAAACGAAAGATCAGCGTCAATTGCTTGCCCGTTGGGCGAGAGAATTTGAATTTGTCGGCTCTGTCGGATCAGATTTTCATTTTCCCTGCGGTTGGGTTGAATTAGGAAAAAACTTGACGTTACCGGACGATGTAAAAGCGGTTTGGGCGTTGTTTTAG
- the pyrD gene encoding quinone-dependent dihydroorotate dehydrogenase, with the protein MYKLFRQCIFQMDAENAHNFTIQCLKFAGHPLFQPLLRSLLSPPKGVEKTVMGVRFPNPIGLAAGADKNGDAIDGFGALGFGFVEVGTVTPLAQDGNAKPRQFRLIEAEGIINRNGFNNNGIDYLVENVKKARYRGVIGINIGKNKQTPLEQGKDDYIFCLNKAYNYAGYITVNISSPNTPDLRRLQYGDYFDDLLQSIKARQAILADQYNKYVPIAVKIAPDLSEAELVQIADSLVRHKMDGVIATNTTISRDTVVGLKNAEQQGGLSGKPLQHKSTAIIKRLYEELNGQIPIIGSGGIDGVQNAQEKIAAGAELLQVYSGLIYHGPKLVKELVQQIK; encoded by the coding sequence ATGTATAAATTATTCCGTCAATGTATTTTCCAAATGGATGCGGAAAATGCGCATAATTTCACCATTCAATGTTTAAAATTTGCCGGTCATCCTTTGTTTCAGCCGCTTTTGAGATCGCTACTTTCTCCCCCTAAAGGTGTGGAAAAAACTGTGATGGGCGTGCGTTTTCCGAATCCGATCGGTTTGGCGGCGGGTGCAGATAAAAACGGTGATGCCATTGATGGTTTTGGTGCACTTGGTTTTGGTTTTGTGGAAGTGGGAACGGTAACGCCTTTGGCGCAGGACGGCAATGCGAAACCTCGTCAATTCCGTTTAATTGAGGCGGAAGGAATTATTAATCGAAACGGTTTTAATAATAACGGCATTGATTATTTGGTCGAAAATGTAAAGAAAGCGCGTTATCGCGGTGTGATCGGCATTAATATCGGTAAAAACAAGCAAACGCCGTTAGAACAGGGCAAAGACGATTATATTTTCTGTTTGAATAAAGCGTATAACTATGCCGGTTATATTACGGTGAATATTTCATCACCGAATACGCCGGATTTACGCCGTTTGCAATATGGCGATTATTTTGATGATCTATTGCAAAGCATTAAGGCTCGTCAGGCGATTTTGGCAGATCAATATAATAAATATGTGCCGATTGCGGTGAAAATTGCGCCGGACTTATCGGAGGCGGAATTAGTGCAAATTGCCGATAGTTTAGTTCGTCATAAAATGGACGGAGTGATTGCGACTAACACCACTATTTCTCGTGATACGGTTGTCGGTTTAAAAAATGCGGAGCAGCAGGGCGGATTGAGCGGTAAGCCGTTGCAGCACAAAAGTACGGCAATCATCAAACGTTTATATGAAGAATTGAATGGGCAAATTCCGATTATTGGCAGCGGCGGTATTGACGGTGTGCAAAATGCACAAGAAAAAATAGCGGCAGGCGCGGAATTATTGCAGGTTTATTCGGGCTTGATTTATCACGGACCAAAATTAGTCAAAGAATTAGTACAACAGATCAAATAA
- a CDS encoding acyl-CoA dehydrogenase family protein, producing the protein MPLLSTQLIQWLDEHADSLDQSDLYADVLLHQLAQDNIFKSGVPTEFGGDGGTIEQTIRLIQAVAEHSLTAAFVAWGHRTLIENLLASENQAAKEKWLAALISGEIAGSTGLSNATKFLSGVEELQVSITEQEGKRYLNGYLPWLTNLRAERFVVVFAAEYVDVDKKPIVIAVPSEALGLTRSENLSLVALQGSNTAALRFENVELAPDWILSDNAETYLAKIRPEFLGLQCGMAFGLAQRSLSEVEKTLGSNRAVLKTEWETQKVALADLQQRLFNGLATGAFRQNPKAIFQIRIDVVELVAQSLLLELQAGGGRAYLENTGFSFIRRWREGAFLPIVTPSAVQLRLVLSQS; encoded by the coding sequence ATGCCTTTACTCTCAACTCAGCTTATTCAATGGTTGGACGAGCATGCCGACAGTCTTGATCAATCGGATCTATATGCCGATGTGTTATTACATCAATTAGCCCAAGATAATATTTTTAAAAGCGGCGTGCCAACCGAATTTGGTGGTGATGGCGGTACGATTGAACAGACCATCAGACTTATTCAAGCCGTAGCGGAGCATTCATTGACGGCTGCTTTTGTTGCTTGGGGACATCGTACGCTCATTGAAAATCTTTTAGCAAGTGAAAATCAAGCCGCCAAAGAAAAATGGTTAGCCGCTTTAATTTCAGGTGAAATTGCAGGCAGTACCGGTTTATCTAATGCGACTAAATTTCTTTCGGGAGTGGAAGAATTACAGGTTTCTATTACCGAACAAGAAGGAAAACGCTATTTAAACGGCTATTTACCTTGGTTAACCAATTTACGTGCCGAACGCTTTGTGGTTGTTTTTGCCGCCGAATATGTCGATGTCGATAAAAAACCAATTGTGATTGCCGTTCCTTCCGAAGCCTTGGGTTTAACCAGATCGGAAAATCTATCATTAGTTGCATTACAGGGCAGTAATACGGCAGCATTGCGTTTTGAAAACGTGGAATTAGCTCCCGATTGGATACTTTCTGATAATGCGGAAACTTACCTTGCTAAAATTCGTCCTGAGTTTTTAGGGCTGCAATGCGGAATGGCATTCGGCTTGGCACAACGTAGCTTAAGCGAAGTGGAAAAAACACTTGGTTCAAACCGTGCGGTGTTGAAAACGGAATGGGAAACACAAAAAGTCGCACTTGCCGATTTACAACAACGTCTATTCAATGGTTTAGCGACAGGGGCGTTTCGTCAAAATCCTAAAGCGATATTTCAAATTCGCATTGATGTCGTGGAACTCGTTGCGCAAAGTTTATTATTGGAATTGCAGGCCGGAGGTGGTAGAGCTTATCTTGAGAATACGGGATTCAGCTTTATCCGCCGTTGGCGGGAAGGGGCATTTCTACCGATTGTCACACCAAGTGCGGTGCAATTACGCCTTGTTTTATCGCAAAGCTAA